A stretch of Cupriavidus necator DNA encodes these proteins:
- a CDS encoding GMC oxidoreductase — protein sequence MMSNALAYDVVVIGSGFGGAVSACRLAQAGRKVLVLERGRRWSPATYPRDESDPWLWNQERANRFNGWADIRTFSDVWVIAGAGVGGGSLIYANVSVEAKPEAFQQGWPKEVTYAGLQAHYEEVGRMLAVSEVPDNQLSERTRLLREGAEACGWGGRFRKLPLAVTFSEHWDPTRQDARDDRHSQTFMNQHGRLQGTCVHCGNCDVGCQVSARNTLDLNYLAVAEDNGAEILPLHLVDRLEPLQQGWRVCFRKIDPENETTSPGTVTAARVILAAGSIGSTELLLRCRDEHRTLPGLSPRLGYGWAHNGDFVTPAYYDHRTISPSHGVTISAAIDLLDHSGPNGQALFVEDGGIPNLAGNFIRRHMKRTRSRKLRAVWKEVGGLFDDGDPVEQMMPWFGQGVDPGDGQLRLGRTWYAPWRRVLRLDWSYQASVAVIEAMIAAHTQLSAATGGDPWVPLTWRRWHNLITPHPLGGCNMGTSAADGVVDARGRVFGYKGLYVMDGAIVPRPLGLNPSRTIAALAERNVAMLLREQD from the coding sequence ATGATGAGCAATGCGCTTGCCTACGATGTCGTCGTCATCGGCAGCGGCTTCGGTGGTGCAGTCTCGGCGTGCCGGCTCGCGCAGGCCGGCCGCAAGGTGCTGGTGCTGGAGCGCGGCCGGCGCTGGAGCCCCGCGACTTACCCGCGCGACGAGAGCGACCCCTGGCTGTGGAACCAGGAGCGCGCCAATCGCTTCAATGGCTGGGCCGATATCCGGACCTTCTCTGACGTATGGGTCATCGCCGGGGCCGGGGTCGGTGGCGGCTCGCTGATCTACGCCAACGTTTCCGTGGAAGCCAAGCCGGAAGCCTTCCAGCAGGGCTGGCCGAAAGAGGTTACCTATGCCGGCCTGCAGGCCCACTATGAGGAGGTCGGGCGCATGCTCGCGGTGAGCGAAGTGCCGGATAACCAGTTGAGCGAGCGAACCCGGCTGTTGCGCGAGGGGGCGGAAGCCTGCGGTTGGGGCGGGCGCTTCCGTAAATTGCCGCTGGCGGTGACATTTTCCGAGCATTGGGACCCCACACGGCAAGACGCCCGCGATGACCGTCATTCACAGACATTCATGAACCAGCACGGCAGGTTGCAGGGCACTTGTGTTCACTGCGGCAACTGTGACGTGGGGTGCCAGGTATCGGCCAGGAATACGCTGGACCTGAATTACCTGGCAGTGGCTGAGGACAATGGCGCCGAGATTCTTCCGCTGCACCTGGTAGACCGGCTCGAGCCGCTGCAGCAGGGCTGGCGCGTATGCTTCAGGAAGATCGACCCGGAAAACGAAACGACGAGCCCTGGCACAGTCACGGCCGCCAGGGTGATACTGGCCGCCGGCTCCATCGGCAGCACCGAGCTTCTGCTGCGCTGTCGGGATGAGCATCGCACACTTCCGGGGCTTTCGCCACGGTTGGGATATGGGTGGGCGCACAATGGCGACTTCGTGACGCCAGCCTACTATGACCACAGGACGATCTCTCCTTCCCATGGCGTAACCATCTCCGCAGCGATCGACCTGTTGGACCACAGCGGCCCGAACGGACAGGCGCTCTTCGTGGAGGACGGTGGAATCCCGAACCTCGCAGGCAACTTCATTCGGCGCCATATGAAGCGAACGCGTTCCCGCAAGCTGCGTGCCGTGTGGAAGGAGGTCGGAGGACTGTTTGACGACGGCGATCCGGTCGAGCAGATGATGCCCTGGTTCGGGCAGGGCGTGGACCCTGGCGATGGCCAGCTGAGACTGGGCCGCACGTGGTACGCACCGTGGCGTCGTGTGCTGCGGCTCGACTGGTCCTATCAGGCATCGGTGGCCGTCATCGAGGCCATGATTGCAGCGCATACGCAGCTCTCGGCAGCGACTGGCGGGGATCCGTGGGTACCGCTCACCTGGCGACGGTGGCACAACCTGATCACACCGCACCCGCTGGGAGGCTGCAACATGGGAACCTCCGCTGCAGAC